The Brachyspira hyodysenteriae ATCC 27164 sequence ATCATATCCACAGTATTTTCAAAATCTTCTAAATGTCTTATAGATACTATTTCACTTACTATAGGAATACCTACTTCTTCTTTAGCAAGCTTTAATATTTTAAGTCCGTCAAGTGCTAATCCCTGAAAAGCATAAGGTGAAGTTCTAGGTTTAAAAGCTCCTCCTCTAAGTATTGAAGCCCCAGCAGCTTTCACACTTTTAGCAATATTAATAACCTGATCCTCACTCTCAACAGAACAAGGACCAGCTATAATAACAGGTTTACCCTCACCTATTTTTACACCGCTTACATCTACTACAGTATCCTCTTTTTTGAATGCTCTATTAGCTCTTTTGAATGGCTCCTGAACTTTCAATACTTTAGAAACGCCAGGCAAAGAAGCTATTAATTCTCTATCTATCTTTGAAGTGTCTCCAACCATTCCTATTACTGTATAATCTACTCCGACACTTTTATTTATACCAAGACCTGCATTTGTAAGTCTTTCTATAATATTGTTTACATGTTCTTCTTTAGCATTTGGTTTCATTACTACTATCATAATATAATTCTCCTTAAAAATAATTTTAAAATTTTATGCATAAAAAATAGATAAAGCTATAAACAGTAAGCTACTATTTGTAACTTAAATAATTAATAAAATATATGTGTGTGTTTAAATTAGAAAAATAGATACTCTGGCGCCTTAAACGCCATAATAGAAAAAGTAATAAGCGTAGATGCTTTTGAAATTATTTGAAACAATAATACCTTTCATAGTAATTAATTATATACAAATTATAAAAAAAGTCAAGAAATTATAAAAAAATAATAAGCATTCATAAAAATAAATTTATAAATGCTTATTATTTATATATTTTAAGCTAATGACAAAGCAACTTCCATCATATTAGTGAAAGTTTTTTCTCTTTGCTCTGCAGTTGTAGCCTCTCCTGTAACTAAAGAATCAGAAATA is a genomic window containing:
- the aroF gene encoding 3-deoxy-7-phosphoheptulonate synthase gives rise to the protein MIVVMKPNAKEEHVNNIIERLTNAGLGINKSVGVDYTVIGMVGDTSKIDRELIASLPGVSKVLKVQEPFKRANRAFKKEDTVVDVSGVKIGEGKPVIIAGPCSVESEDQVINIAKSVKAAGASILRGGAFKPRTSPYAFQGLALDGLKILKLAKEEVGIPIVSEIVSIRHLEDFENTVDMIQIGARNMQNFELLKEVGKLKKPILLKRGLSSTIEEWLMSAEYILNQGNDNVVLCERGVRTFETYTRNTFDVSAIPAIKRLSHLPVIGDPSHASGKSWMALPLTLAAISAGADGMIIEVHNDPEHALCDGAQSIKPDVFADIMESVNMISDTVAKIKEKHNGKIYTK